In Microbacterium sp. ABRD28, the genomic stretch CGGAACCTCTCCCACACCGCGGGTTCGACATCGAACTCCTGACCGTCGACCTCGACGCGCACGGTGCCGCCGGCGATGCGGGTGACCGTGCCGATCGTGCCGTTGACCCAGCGCGGCGGGTCGCCGTAGCCCTGGGTGTCGTTGCGCAGGAACATCACCTGCGCCCCCACCTTGAGCTTCAGCTCGGTGTCGGCGGGGTAGTTCGCCTCGCCCCGCCCGAAGTCGCCGTTGATCTCGGCGACCGCGGTCTGCTCGCGGCCGACGAGCTCGGTGAGGTGCCGGCGGTTGATGTTGTTGACGATGTCGTTCCGTGTGGCGAGCGTGATGATGGGGTGCTCGCCGTCGTCGGGGTGCGGGGGCGTTCGGGCACCGGTGTCGTTGAGCACCTGGGCGATGTCGGCGGTGACACGTCCGTGACGGACGGCGTTCAGCATCGCCTTGAACGCGGGGTCGGCCTGCCGGTGGATCTCGGCGAGCTCGCGCACATGCAGAGAGGCGCCGTACGCGCCGAGCTCCATGAGTCCGTCGCCGGCGACCTCGCCGGTCCACACCTTGGCGTCGAAGAACCAGAACGAGCGGTAATGGTCGCGGATGTAGCGCATCTCGTCGCCGCGGGGCGGCACGGGAGCGAGCTGATACGGGTCGCCGAACATGACGATCTGCACGCCCCCGAAGGGCTCGGCGCGTCGACCCCG encodes the following:
- a CDS encoding AAA family ATPase, whose amino-acid sequence is MTTPALSAEQEALFRLIEDSRDHVFVTGRAGTGKSTLLQHLAWNTAKQIAVCAPTGVAALNVEGQTIHSLFRLPIGLIANTDLDQSDATRRILNAIDTLVIDEISMVNADLMDGIDRALRQARGRRAEPFGGVQIVMFGDPYQLAPVPPRGDEMRYIRDHYRSFWFFDAKVWTGEVAGDGLMELGAYGASLHVRELAEIHRQADPAFKAMLNAVRHGRVTADIAQVLNDTGARTPPHPDDGEHPIITLATRNDIVNNINRRHLTELVGREQTAVAEINGDFGRGEANYPADTELKLKVGAQVMFLRNDTQGYGDPPRWVNGTIGTVTRIAGGTVRVEVDGQEFDVEPAVWERFRYAYNAGSRTLTREVVAEFTQFPLRLAWAVTIHKSQGKTYDRAVIDLGSGAFAPGQTYVALSRLTSLDGLYLSRPLRPSDIRVDPDVARWMHEHVRRPAVS